A region from the Pseudonocardia petroleophila genome encodes:
- a CDS encoding FUSC family protein, protein MRGRRLRAHLRARGRRVALSALPILQCAIAAGLAWYVASDLVGHARPFFAPIAAVISLGLSLTSRLRRVAELVAGVSVGVLVGDLLISQIGSGAWQIVLVVALAMSVAVFADGATLLVAQAGSSAVLVATLLPPGDAGGIDRCVDALIGGLVGVVVAGVIPTDPVRPVQRGARALLDELAAVLACTGDALRVRDPAIALAALERARASQPLIDELRSALRGGHEVATVAPLYRRRRRQLGRYSELAERADYAMRNARVLARRAYQALLDDEPAAPELADALGELSAAVGTLTSELGREGDRERAREPVLDVVRHAVVLSEVWVPGPSEQVIVAQLRSIALDLLQATGLTRTEALTAMRS, encoded by the coding sequence GTGCGCGGCCGTCGCCTGCGGGCCCACCTGCGCGCCCGCGGCCGGCGCGTCGCGCTCTCGGCCCTGCCGATCCTGCAGTGCGCGATCGCGGCGGGGCTCGCGTGGTACGTCGCGAGCGACCTCGTCGGCCACGCCCGGCCGTTCTTCGCCCCGATCGCCGCGGTGATCAGCCTCGGGCTGTCGCTCACCAGCCGGCTGCGCCGCGTGGCGGAGCTGGTGGCGGGCGTCAGCGTCGGGGTGCTGGTGGGGGACCTGCTGATCTCCCAGATCGGCTCCGGGGCCTGGCAGATCGTGCTCGTCGTGGCGCTGGCGATGTCGGTGGCCGTGTTCGCCGACGGCGCCACGCTGCTCGTCGCCCAGGCCGGCTCGTCCGCGGTGCTGGTCGCCACGCTGCTGCCGCCCGGTGACGCCGGGGGCATCGACCGCTGCGTCGACGCCCTGATCGGCGGCCTCGTCGGCGTCGTCGTGGCGGGGGTGATCCCGACCGACCCGGTGCGCCCGGTGCAGCGCGGGGCCCGCGCCCTGCTCGACGAGCTGGCCGCCGTCCTCGCCTGCACCGGCGACGCGCTGCGCGTGCGCGACCCGGCGATCGCGCTCGCCGCGCTGGAGCGGGCCCGCGCCTCCCAGCCCCTGATCGACGAGCTGCGCTCCGCCCTGCGCGGCGGGCACGAGGTCGCCACGGTGGCCCCGCTCTACCGGCGACGGCGGCGGCAGCTCGGCCGCTACAGCGAGCTGGCCGAGCGCGCCGACTACGCCATGCGCAACGCCCGCGTGCTCGCCCGCCGCGCGTACCAGGCCCTGCTCGACGACGAGCCCGCCGCCCCCGAGCTCGCCGACGCACTCGGCGAGCTGTCCGCGGCCGTCGGCACGCTCACCTCCGAGCTCGGCCGCGAGGGCGACCGGGAGCGGGCCCGCGAGCCGGTGCTCGACGTCGTCCGGCACGCGGTGGTGCTGTCGGAGGTGTGGGTGCCGGGGCCGTCGGAGCAGGTGATCGTCGCGCAGCTCCGGAGCATCGCCCTGGACCTGCTGCAGGCCACCGGCCTGACGCGCACCGAGGCCCTGACGGCCATGCGCTCGTAG
- a CDS encoding DUF3151 domain-containing protein produces MTLHGNLLGPDPTLLPVDPAAAELDGGADPAKVAADHPTSAIAWAQLAENALAAGETITGYAYARTGYHRSLDMLRHNGWKGFGPVPWSHEPNRGFLRALAALHRAAVAIGESDEAERTATFLVESDPAAPAALGLS; encoded by the coding sequence ATGACGCTGCACGGCAACCTGCTCGGACCCGACCCCACCCTGCTCCCGGTCGACCCGGCCGCCGCCGAGCTCGACGGCGGCGCCGACCCGGCGAAGGTCGCCGCCGACCACCCGACGTCGGCCATCGCCTGGGCCCAGCTCGCCGAGAACGCGCTCGCCGCGGGCGAGACGATCACCGGGTACGCCTACGCGCGCACCGGCTACCACCGCAGCCTCGACATGCTGCGCCACAACGGCTGGAAGGGCTTCGGCCCCGTGCCGTGGTCGCACGAGCCCAACCGGGGCTTCCTGCGCGCGCTCGCCGCACTGCACCGCGCGGCCGTCGCGATCGGCGAGTCCGACGAGGCCGAGCGCACCGCCACGTTCCTCGTCGAGTCCGACCCCGCCGCACCCGCGGCACTCGGCCTGAGCTGA
- a CDS encoding DUF1707 SHOCT-like domain-containing protein, giving the protein MAAEDPAVRVGDTERRAADERLQRAHGEGRLTLAEYEERSAGAWAARTRADLDALTADLPAPGPAVPAAAGPVAVDRDPGAPAWVRRAGGLLGTLVVGAAVLWGGGQLLGRDDGAAVFGSRTIALAPGDDRVELGFLFGSTDVVVPDDARVVVNGAVVFGSVDCDAACSGTGVREITVDASGAFGSVDVRTASEAAAADRDDDRDDDGDDD; this is encoded by the coding sequence ATGGCGGCGGAGGACCCGGCGGTCCGGGTCGGGGACACCGAGCGGCGCGCTGCGGACGAGCGTCTGCAGCGCGCCCACGGCGAGGGGCGGTTGACCCTCGCCGAGTACGAGGAGCGGTCCGCGGGGGCCTGGGCGGCCCGGACCCGCGCCGACCTCGACGCGCTCACCGCGGACCTCCCGGCCCCGGGCCCGGCGGTCCCGGCCGCGGCCGGGCCGGTCGCCGTCGACCGGGACCCCGGTGCGCCCGCCTGGGTCCGGCGCGCCGGCGGGCTCCTCGGCACGCTCGTCGTCGGGGCGGCGGTGCTCTGGGGCGGCGGACAGCTCCTCGGCCGCGACGACGGCGCAGCGGTGTTCGGCAGCCGCACGATCGCCCTCGCGCCCGGCGACGACCGCGTCGAGCTCGGGTTCCTCTTCGGCAGCACCGACGTCGTGGTGCCCGACGACGCCCGGGTCGTCGTGAACGGGGCGGTGGTGTTCGGCTCCGTCGACTGCGACGCGGCCTGCTCGGGCACCGGCGTCCGCGAGATCACCGTGGACGCCTCCGGCGCGTTCGGCAGCGTCGACGTCCGGACGGCGAGCGAGGCCGCGGCCGCCGACCGGGACGACGACCGGGACGACGACGGGGACGACGACTGA
- the fbaA gene encoding class II fructose-bisphosphate aldolase, translated as MPIATPEIYNQMLDNAKSGQFAYPAINVTSSETLNAALRGFAEAESDGIIQVSTGGAEFLSGTRVKDMVVGATALAEFAHVAARHYPINVALHTDHCPKDKLDGFVRPLIAISQERVDRGENPLFQSHMWDGSAVELEENLSIAAELLELAGKAKIILEVEIGVVGGEEDGVANDINDKLYTAPGDYERTVEVLGAGEKGRYLLAATFGNVHGVYKPGNVKLRPEILKQGQEVAIAKLGLDASAKPFDLVFHGGSGSLIEEIHEALDYGVVKMNVDTDTQYAFTRPIAGHMFSNYDGVLKVDGEVGNKKTYDPRTYLKAAELNMAERVTLACENLRSTGQKLK; from the coding sequence GTGCCTATCGCCACGCCCGAGATCTACAACCAGATGCTGGACAACGCCAAGAGCGGCCAGTTCGCCTACCCCGCCATCAACGTCACCAGCAGCGAGACGCTGAACGCGGCGCTGCGCGGCTTCGCCGAGGCGGAGAGCGACGGCATCATCCAGGTCTCCACGGGCGGCGCCGAGTTCCTCTCCGGCACGCGCGTCAAGGACATGGTCGTCGGGGCGACGGCGCTGGCCGAGTTCGCCCACGTCGCCGCGCGGCACTACCCGATCAACGTGGCGCTGCACACCGACCACTGCCCCAAGGACAAGCTCGACGGGTTCGTCCGCCCGCTCATCGCGATCAGCCAGGAGCGCGTCGACCGCGGCGAGAACCCGCTGTTCCAGAGCCACATGTGGGACGGCTCCGCGGTGGAGCTGGAGGAGAACCTGTCCATCGCCGCCGAGCTCCTGGAGCTGGCCGGCAAGGCGAAGATTATCCTCGAGGTGGAGATCGGCGTCGTCGGCGGCGAGGAGGACGGCGTCGCGAACGACATCAACGACAAGCTCTACACCGCCCCCGGCGACTACGAGCGCACCGTCGAGGTCCTCGGCGCCGGCGAGAAGGGCCGCTACCTGCTCGCCGCCACGTTCGGCAACGTGCACGGCGTCTACAAGCCGGGCAACGTCAAGCTGCGCCCGGAGATCCTCAAGCAGGGTCAGGAGGTCGCGATCGCCAAGCTGGGCCTCGACGCGTCGGCGAAGCCGTTCGACCTGGTCTTCCACGGCGGATCGGGCTCGCTGATCGAGGAGATCCACGAGGCGCTCGACTACGGCGTCGTGAAGATGAACGTCGACACCGACACCCAGTACGCGTTCACGCGGCCGATCGCGGGCCACATGTTCAGCAACTACGACGGGGTGCTCAAGGTCGACGGCGAGGTCGGCAACAAGAAGACCTACGACCCGCGCACCTACCTCAAGGCCGCAGAACTCAACATGGCCGAGCGCGTCACGCTGGCCTGCGAGAACCTGCGCTCGACGGGCCAGAAGCTGAAGTAG
- a CDS encoding SigE family RNA polymerase sigma factor: MAADGIERAVEQTLSGLRRLDPIPPAPLPNAPLTLADLYRDHRVRLVRLAVLLVDDPATAEDVVQEAFAGLHRHWSGLRDEAAAVGYLRTAVVNGSRSVLRRRRTAREYVPPHQVNARSAESLAMLSAEHQAVVDALATLPPRQREVLVLRYYGGLSEAEIADATGISRGTVKSTASRALDAVSHVLKPKDAR; the protein is encoded by the coding sequence GTGGCTGCCGACGGTATCGAGCGCGCCGTCGAGCAGACGCTCAGCGGCCTGCGCAGGCTGGACCCGATCCCGCCCGCGCCGCTGCCGAACGCGCCGCTGACCCTCGCCGACCTCTACCGCGACCACCGGGTGCGCCTGGTCCGGCTCGCCGTCCTGCTGGTCGACGACCCCGCCACCGCGGAGGACGTCGTCCAGGAGGCGTTCGCGGGGCTGCACCGCCACTGGTCCGGCCTCCGCGACGAGGCCGCCGCCGTGGGCTACCTGCGCACGGCCGTCGTCAACGGGTCGCGGTCGGTGCTGCGCCGCCGCCGCACCGCCCGCGAGTACGTCCCCCCGCACCAGGTCAACGCCCGGTCGGCGGAGTCGCTGGCGATGCTTTCGGCCGAGCACCAGGCCGTCGTCGACGCCCTCGCGACGCTGCCCCCGCGCCAGCGCGAGGTGCTCGTGCTGCGCTACTACGGGGGGCTGAGCGAGGCGGAGATCGCCGACGCCACCGGGATCAGCCGCGGCACCGTCAAGTCGACGGCGAGCCGGGCGCTCGACGCCGTCTCGCACGTGCTGAAGCCGAAGGACGCCCGGTGA
- a CDS encoding DedA family protein: MTTTLALGPEWLKPDVIISWLGPWALVGLALIVFAECGLLLGFFLPGDSLLFTAGLFVAQGAIGFPLWAVCALLVVAAFVGNVAGYYIGRAAGPAVFDKPESRLFKPKHVARTQEFFDKYGTRAIVLGRFVPIVRTFITVMAGVGRMDARRYFTYSLIGGVLWAAGVTVLGFWLGQFQFVRDNIELMLLLIVFLSVVPIVIEIIRARRTPGAHAAH; the protein is encoded by the coding sequence ATGACGACCACGCTCGCCCTCGGCCCGGAGTGGCTCAAGCCCGACGTGATCATCAGCTGGCTGGGCCCGTGGGCGCTGGTCGGGCTGGCGCTCATCGTGTTCGCCGAGTGCGGCCTGCTGCTCGGGTTCTTCCTGCCGGGCGACTCCCTGCTGTTCACCGCGGGCCTGTTCGTCGCGCAGGGGGCGATCGGGTTCCCGCTGTGGGCGGTGTGCGCCCTGCTCGTGGTCGCCGCGTTCGTCGGCAACGTCGCGGGCTACTACATCGGCCGCGCCGCGGGCCCCGCCGTGTTCGACAAGCCCGAGTCGAGGCTGTTCAAGCCCAAGCACGTGGCGCGCACGCAGGAGTTCTTCGACAAGTACGGCACCCGGGCGATCGTGCTGGGCCGGTTCGTGCCGATCGTGCGCACCTTCATCACGGTGATGGCCGGCGTGGGCAGGATGGACGCCCGGCGCTACTTCACGTACTCGCTGATCGGCGGCGTCCTGTGGGCCGCGGGCGTCACGGTGCTGGGGTTCTGGCTCGGCCAGTTCCAGTTCGTCCGCGACAACATCGAGCTGATGCTGCTGCTGATCGTGTTCCTGTCCGTCGTACCGATCGTCATCGAGATCATCCGGGCGCGCCGGACGCCGGGGGCGCACGCCGCCCACTGA